In Bradysia coprophila strain Holo2 unplaced genomic scaffold, BU_Bcop_v1 contig_350, whole genome shotgun sequence, a genomic segment contains:
- the LOC119079967 gene encoding nascent polypeptide-associated complex subunit alpha, muscle-specific form-like isoform X4 encodes MKLLFCALVIVFTQGLFAAPNRKVDEISKGRDLKKSLAEKSNESYDSTDFDELYTNLKATKPPKDTPEKSKKGNSKSRGSKHSNSRSGSGSHEPNVGSIKDAVARNPFKTTKANSKAKPKNIFGSKSRGRQNSASRSSEPKVGSIGKLLGAVNGLVKNTVAPIRNAPKSKINPKTSSDNSRRRKPSDDSVAESNESAKGSDDKRNHDHRHHKNHHHDSETSTSEEIPLCQLEDGHVVHPKPHHGHHGHHGHHGHHDHDKPVDVPVDAPVDAPVDAPVDAPVDAPCDTPVDAPVDAPVDAPVDAPVDAPVDTPVDDPIDAPVDAPVDAPVDAPVDTLVDAPVDAPVDAPVDAPVDTPVDAPVDAPVDAPVDAPVDAPVDAPVDAPVDAPVDAPLDAPVDAPVDAPVDAPVDAPVDAPVDTPVDTPVDAPVDAPVDTPVDAPVDAPVDAPVDAPVDAPVDAPVDTPVDAPVDAPVDVPVDAPVDTPVDAPVDAPVDAPVDAPVDAPVDAPVDTPVDAPVDAPVDAPVDTPVDAPVDAPVDAPVDTPVDAPVDAPVDAPVDAPVDAPVDTPVDTPVDAPVDAPVDTPVDAPVDAPVDAPVDAPVDAPVDAPVDAPVDAPVDTPVDAPVDAPVDAPVDTPVDAPVDAPVDAPVDTPVDAPVDAPVDAPVDAPVDAPVDTPVDTPVDAPVDAPVDTPVDAPVDAPVDAPVDTPVDAPVDAPVDAPVDTSVDAPVDAPVDAPVDAPVDAPVDAPVDAPVDAPFDAPVDAPVDAPVDAPVDTPVDAPVDAPVDVPVDAPVDTPVDAPVDAPVDAPVDAPVDAPIPPIDLPIDLPIDLPIDNSESNESGERPHNSGSNESGERPHKPHNSRSNESEERPHKPHNSGSNESGDSNETPCDGPVDAPVDAPVDAPVDTPVDAPVDAPVDAPVDTPVDAPVDAPVDAPVDTPVDAPVDAPVDAPVDTPVDAPVDAPVDAPDTPVDAPVDAPVDTPVDTPVDAPVDAPVDTPVDAPVDAPVDVPVDAPVDDPIDAPVDAPVDAPVDAPVDTPVDAPVDAPVDAPVDTPVDAPVDAPVDAPVDAPVDAPVDAPVDAPVDAPVDAPVDAPVDAPVDAPVDAPVDTPVDTPVDAPVDAPVDTPVDAPVDAPVDAPVDAPVDAPVDTPVDAPVDAPVDVPVDAPVDTPVDAPVDAPVDAPVDAPVDASIPPIDLPIDLPIDLPIDNSESNESGERPHNSGSKESGERPHKPHNSGSNESEERPHKPHNSGSNESGDSNETPLDTPVDAPVDAPVDASVDAPVDAPVDAPVDAPVDAPVDAPVDTPVDAPVDAPVDAPVDAPVDAPVDAPVDAPVDAPVDAPVDAPVDAPVDTPVDTPVDTPVDAPVDGPVDTPVDAPVDAPVDAPVDAPVDAPVDAPVDTPVDAPVDAPVDAPVDAPVDTPVDAPVDAPVDTPVDAPVDAPISPIDLPIDLPIDLPIDLNNSESRESGERPHRPHHSGSNEHGERPHKPHNSGSNESGERPHNSGSNESGERPHNSGSNESGERPHKPHNSGSNESGDSNETPCDVDTPVDAPVDAPVDAPVDAPVDAPVDAPVDAPVDAPVDVPVDAPVDAPVDTPVDAPVDAPVDAPVDAPVDAPVDAPVDAPVDAPVDAPVDAPVDAPVDAPVDAPVDAPVDAPVDAPVDTPVDAPVDAPVDTPVDAPVDAPVDAPVDTPVDAPVDAPVDAPVDAPVDAPDAPVDAPVDAPVDAPVDAPVDAPDAPVDAPVDAPVDAPVDAPVDAPVDAPVDAPVDAPVDAPVDAPITEDECRESQVPTLPVKQFGHGKELICTCSCKAFDELSSAVIATLAARPIFVSSGIPHVGDPKLDCSCNCVPAQECN; translated from the exons ATGAAGTTACTATTTTGTGCTCTTGTGATAGTCTTCACCCAA ggTTTGTTTGCAGCCCCAAACCGAAAGGTGGATGAAATTTCAAAAGGGCGAGATCTTAAGAAATCACTAGCTGAAAAATCGAACGAGTCTTACGACTCtaccgattttgatgaattataTACTAATTTGAAGGCGACTAAACCACCAAAGGATACACcagaaaaatccaaaaaaggaaattcaaaATCCAGAGGAAGCAAACACTCAAATTCTCGTTCCGGTTCAGGATCACACGAGCCAAATGTGGGTTCTATTAAAGATGCAGTAGCTAGAAATCCGTTTAAAACTACCAAAGCCAACTCTAAGGCTAAGCCGAAAAACATATTTGGTTCAAAATCCAGAGGAAGACAAAACTCCGCCTCTCGATCATCCGAACCTAAAGTCGGTTCTATAGGCAAACTTTTAGGCGCAGTCAACGGTCTTGTCAAAAATACCGTAGCACCAATTCGAAACGcaccaaaatcaaaaataaatccaaAAACAAGTTCGGACAATTCCAGAAGACGTAAACCAAGCGACGACTCCGTTGCTGAATCAAACGAATCTGCAAAAGGCTCTGATGACAAACGCAACCATGATCATCGTCATCACAAGAATCACCATCACGACAGCGAGACCAGCACAAGTGAGGAAATTCCGTTGTGTCAACTTGAAGATGGACATGTAGTTCATCCCAAACCACATCATGGTCATCACGGCCATCACGGTCACCACGGACATCATGACCACG ATAAGCCAGTTGATGTTCCAGTCGATGCTCCAGTCGATGCCCCAGTTGATGCACCAGTcgatgctccag ttgatgctccaTGCGATAcaccag ttgatgctccagttgatgctccagtcGATGCACCAGTCGATGCACCAGTCGATGCTCCAGTAGATACACCAGTTGATGATCCAattgatgctccagttgatgctccagtaGATGCTCCAGTAGATGCTCCAGTAGATACACTAGTTGATGCTCCAGTCGATGCACCAGTCGATGCACCAGTCGATGCTCCAGTAGATACACCAGTTGACGCTCCAGTTGAcgctccagttgatgctccagttgatgctccagttgatgctccagttgatgcaccagttgatgctccagtaGATGCTCCAGTAGATGCACCAT TAGATGCACCAGtagatgctccagttgatgctccagttgacGCTCCCGtagatgctccagttgatgctccagttgataCTCCAGTAGATACTCCAGTTGATGcaccagttgatgctccagtagatactccagttgatgcaccagttgatgctccagttgatgctccagttgatgcaccagttgatgctccagttgatgctccagttgataCACCAGTTGATGCACCAGTTGACGCTCCAGTTGATGTACCAGTAGATGCTCCAGTAGATACTCCAGtagatgctccagttgatgctccagttgatgctccag TCGACGCTCCAGTTGATGCACCAGTTGATGCACCAGTTGATACACCAGtagatgctccagttgatgctccagttgatgctccagttgatacaccagtagatgctccagttgatgctccagttgatgctccagttgatacaccagtagatgctccagttgatgctccagttgatgctccagttg atgctccagttgatgctccagttgataCTCCAGTAGATACTCCAGTTGATGcaccagttgatgctccagtagatactccagttgatgctccagttgatgcacCAGTTGAcgctccagttgatgctccag TCGACGCTCCAGTTGATGCACCAGTTGATGCACCAGTTGATGCACCAGTTGATACACCAGtagatgctccagttgatgctccagttgatgctccagttgatacaccagtagatgctccagttgatgctccagttgatgctccagttgatacaccagtagatgctccagttgatgctccagttgatgctccagttg atgctccagttgatgctccagttgataCTCCAGTAGATACTCCAGTTGATGcaccagttgatgctccagtagatactccagttgatgctccagttgatgcacCAGTTGACGCTCCAG tagatacaccagttgatgctccagtcGATGCACCAGTCGATGCTCCAGTAGATACATCAGTTGACGCTCCAGTTGAcgctccagttgatgctccagttgatgctccagttgatgcaccagttgatgctccagtaGATGCTCCAGTAGATGCACCAT ttgatgctccagttgatgctccagttgatgcaccagttgatgctccagttgataCACCAGTTGATGCACCAGTTGACGCTCCAGTTGATGTACCAGTAGATGCTCCAGTAGATACTCCAGtagatgctccagttgatgctccagttgatgctccagttgatgctccagtcGATGCACCAATCCCTCCAATTGATCTACCAATAGATCTACCAATTGACCTTCCAATTG ATAATTCCGAATCAAATGAAAGTGGAGAACGACCACATAATTCCGGATCAAATGAAAGTGGAGAACGACCACACAAACCACATAATTCCAGATCAAATGAAAGTGAAGAACGACCACACAAACCACATAATTCCGGATCAAATGAAAGTGGAGACTCCAACGAAACACCATGTGATGGTCCAGTCGACGCTCCAGTTGATGCACCAGTTGATGCACCAGTTGATACACCAGtagatgctccagttgatgctccagttgatgctccagttgatacaccagtagatgctccagttgatgctccagttgatgctccagttgatacaccagtagatgctccagttgatgctccagttgatgctccagttgataCACCAGTAGATGCGCCAGTAGATGCACCAGTAGATGCTCCAGATACACCAGtagatgctccagttgatgctccagttgataCTCCAGTAGATACTCCAGTTGATGcaccagttgatgctccagtagatactccagttgatgctccagttgatgcacCAGTTGACGttccagttgatgctccagttgatgaTCCAattgatgctccagttgatgctccagtagatgctccagtagatgctccagtagatacaccagttgatgctccagtcGATGCACCAGTCGATGCTCCAGTAGATACACCAGTTGACGCTCCAGTTGAcgctccagttgatgctccagttgatgctccagttgatgcacCAGTTG ATGCACCAGtagatgctccagttgatgctccagttgacGCTCCCGtagatgctccagttgatgctccagttgatgctccagttgatgctccagttgataCTCCAGTAGATACTCCAGTTGATGcaccagttgatgctccagtagatactccagttgatgcaccagttgatgctccagttgatgcaccagttgatgctccagttgatgctccagttgataCACCAGTTGATGCACCAGTTGACGCTCCAGTTGATGTACCAGTAGATGCTCCAGTAGATACTCCAGtagatgctccagttgatgctccagttgatgctccagttgatgctccagtcGATGCATCAATCCCTCCAATTGATCTACCAATAGATCTACCAATTGACCTTCCAATTG ATAATTCCGAATCAAATGAAAGTGGAGAACGACCACATAATTCCGGATCAAAGGAAAGTGGAGAACGACCACACAAACCACATAATTCCGGATCAAATGAAAGTGAAGAACGACCGCACAAACCACATAATTCCGGATCAAATGAAAGTGGAGACTCCAACGAAACACCAT TAGATACTCCAGTTGATGCACCAGTTGATGCACCAGTTGATGCTTCAGTTGATGcaccagttgatgctccagttgatgctccagttgatgctcctGTTGATGCTCCAGTCGATGCTCCAGTAGATactccagttgatgctccagttgatgcacCAGTTGAcgctccagttgatgctccagttgatgctccagttgatgcaccagttgatgctccagttg ATGCACCAGtagatgctccagttgatgctccagtagatgctccagttgatACTCCAGTAGATACTCCAGTAGATAcaccagttgatgctccagttgatggTCCAGTAGATactccagttgatgctccagttgatgcacCAGTTGAcgctccagttgatgctccagttgatgctccagttgatgctccagtaGATACTCCAGTTGATGCACCAGTTGATGCACCAG tagatgctccagtagatgctccagttgatACACCAGTTGACGCACCAGTcgatgctccagttg ATactccagttgatgctccagtcGATGCACCAATATCTCCAATTGATCTACCAATAGATCTACCAATTGATCTTCCAATTGATCTTAATAACTCTGAATCACGCGAAAGTGGAGAACGACCACACAGACCTCATCATTCCGGATCAAATGAACATGGAGAACGACCACACAAACCACATAATTCCGGATCAAATGAAAGTGGAGAACGACCACATAATTCCGGATCAAATGAAAGTGGAGAACGACCACATAATTCCGGATCAAATGAAAGTGGAGAACGACCACACAAACCACATAATTCCGGATCAAATGAAAGTGGAGACTCCAACGAAACACCATGTGATG tagatactccagttgatgcaccagtagatgctccagttgatgctccagttgatgctccagttgatgcaccagttgatgctccagttgatgctccagttgatgctccagttgacgttccagttgatgctccagttgatgctccagtgGATACTCCAGTTGATGcaccagttgatgctccag TTGATGcaccagttgatgctccagttgatgcaccagttgatgctccagttgatgcacCAGTTGATGcaccagttgatgctccagtagatgctccagttgatgctccagttg ATGCACCAGtagatgctccagttgatgctccagtaGATGCTCCAGTAGATGCACCAGTTGATAcaccagttgatgctccagttgatgctccagtagatacaccagttgatgctccagtcGATGCACCAGTCGATGCTCCAGTAGATACACCAGTTGACGCTCCAGTTGATGCACCAGTTGATGcaccagttgatgctccagtaGATGCTCCAGATGCACCAGtagatgctccagttgatgcacCAGTTGATGcaccagttgatgctccagtaGATGCTCCAGATGCACCAGtagatgctccagttgatgcacCAGTTGATGCACCAGTTGATGCACCAGTTGATGCACCAGTTGAcgctccagttgatgctccagtaGATGCTCCAGTTGACGCTCCAGTTGATGCACCAATTACTGAGGATGAATGCCGAGAATCGCAAGTGCCAACATTACCAGTCAAACAATTCGGTCATGGCAAAGAACTCATTTGCACCTGCTCTTGTAAAGCATTTGATGAACTAAGCAGTGCAGTTATTGCCACGCTTGCAGCCAGACCTATATTTGTATCTTCTGGAATTCCACATGTTGGTGATCCGAAATTAGATTGCAGTTGCAATTGCGTACCTGCGCAGGAATGCAACTGA
- the LOC119079967 gene encoding titin-like isoform X7 — translation MKLLFCALVIVFTQGLFAAPNRKVDEISKGRDLKKSLAEKSNESYDSTDFDELYTNLKATKPPKDTPEKSKKGNSKSRGSKHSNSRSGSGSHEPNVGSIKDAVARNPFKTTKANSKAKPKNIFGSKSRGRQNSASRSSEPKVGSIGKLLGAVNGLVKNTVAPIRNAPKSKINPKTSSDNSRRRKPSDDSVAESNESAKGSDDKRNHDHRHHKNHHHDSETSTSEEIPLCQLEDGHVVHPKPHHGHHGHHGHHGHHDHDKPVDVPVDAPVDAPVDAPVDAPVDAPCDTPVDAPVDAPVDAPVDAPVDAPVDTPVDDPIDAPVDAPVDAPVDAPVDTLVDAPVDAPVDAPVDAPVDTPVDAPVDAPVDAPVDAPVDAPVDAPVDAPVDAPVDAPLDAPVDAPVDAPVDAPVDAPVDAPVDTPVDTPVDAPVDAPVDTPVDAPVDAPVDAPVDAPVDAPVDAPVDTPVDAPVDAPVDVPVDAPVDTPVDAPVDAPVDAPVDAPVDAPVDAPVDTPVDAPVDAPVDAPVDTPVDAPVDAPVDAPVDTPVDAPVDAPVDAPVDAPVDAPVDTPVDTPVDAPVDAPVDTPVDAPVDAPVDAPVDAPVDAPVDAPVDAPVDAPVDTPVDAPVDAPVDAPVDTPVDAPVDAPVDAPVDTPVDAPVDAPVDAPVDAPVDAPVDTPVDTPVDAPVDAPVDTPVDAPVDAPVDAPVDTPVDAPVDAPVDAPVDTSVDAPVDAPVDAPVDAPVDAPVDAPVDAPVDAPFDAPVDAPVDAPVDAPVDTPVDAPVDAPVDVPVDAPVDTPVDAPVDAPVDAPVDAPVDAPIPPIDLPIDLPIDLPIDNSESNESGERPHNSGSNESGERPHKPHNSRSNESEERPHKPHNSGSNESGDSNETPCDGPVDAPVDAPVDAPVDTPVDAPVDAPVDAPVDTPVDAPVDAPVDAPVDTPVDAPVDAPVDAPVDTPVDAPVDAPVDAPDTPVDAPVDAPVDTPVDTPVDAPVDAPVDTPVDAPVDAPVDVPVDAPVDDPIDAPVDAPVDAPVDAPVDTPVDAPVDAPVDAPVDTPVDAPVDAPVDAPVDAPVDAPVDAPVDAPVDAPVDAPVDAPVDAPVDAPVDAPVDTPVDTPVDAPVDAPVDTPVDAPVDAPVDAPVDAPVDAPVDTPVDAPVDAPVDVPVDAPVDTPVDAPVDAPVDAPVDAPVDASIPPIDLPIDLPIDLPIDNSESNESGERPHNSGSKESGERPHKPHNSGSNESEERPHKPHNSGSNESGDSNETPLDTPVDAPVDAPVDASVDAPVDAPVDAPVDAPVDAPVDAPVDTPVDAPVDAPVDAPVDAPVDAPVDAPVDAPVDAPVDAPVDAPVDAPVDAPVDTPVDAPVDAPVDAPVDAPVDAPVDAPVDTPVDAPVDAPVDAPVDAPVDTPVDAPVDAPVDTPVDAPVDAPISPIDLPIDLPIDLPIDLNNSESRESGERPHRPHHSGSNEHGERPHKPHNSGSNESGERPHNSGSNESGERPHNSGSNESGERPHKPHNSGSNESGDSNETPCDVDTPVDAPVDAPVDAPVDAPVDAPVDAPVDAPVDAPVDVPVDAPVDAPVDTPVDAPVDAPVDAPVDAPVDAPVDAPVDAPVDAPVDAPVDAPVDAPVDAPVDAPVDAPVDAPVDAPVDTPVDAPVDAPVDTPVDAPVDAPVDAPVDTPVDAPVDAPVDAPVDAPVDAPDAPVDAPVDAPVDAPVDAPVDAPDAPVDAPVDAPVDAPVDAPVDAPVDAPVDAPVDAPVDAPVDAPITEDECRESQVPTLPVKQFGHGKELICTCSCKAFDELSSAVIATLAARPIFVSSGIPHVGDPKLDCSCNCVPAQECN, via the exons ATGAAGTTACTATTTTGTGCTCTTGTGATAGTCTTCACCCAA ggTTTGTTTGCAGCCCCAAACCGAAAGGTGGATGAAATTTCAAAAGGGCGAGATCTTAAGAAATCACTAGCTGAAAAATCGAACGAGTCTTACGACTCtaccgattttgatgaattataTACTAATTTGAAGGCGACTAAACCACCAAAGGATACACcagaaaaatccaaaaaaggaaattcaaaATCCAGAGGAAGCAAACACTCAAATTCTCGTTCCGGTTCAGGATCACACGAGCCAAATGTGGGTTCTATTAAAGATGCAGTAGCTAGAAATCCGTTTAAAACTACCAAAGCCAACTCTAAGGCTAAGCCGAAAAACATATTTGGTTCAAAATCCAGAGGAAGACAAAACTCCGCCTCTCGATCATCCGAACCTAAAGTCGGTTCTATAGGCAAACTTTTAGGCGCAGTCAACGGTCTTGTCAAAAATACCGTAGCACCAATTCGAAACGcaccaaaatcaaaaataaatccaaAAACAAGTTCGGACAATTCCAGAAGACGTAAACCAAGCGACGACTCCGTTGCTGAATCAAACGAATCTGCAAAAGGCTCTGATGACAAACGCAACCATGATCATCGTCATCACAAGAATCACCATCACGACAGCGAGACCAGCACAAGTGAGGAAATTCCGTTGTGTCAACTTGAAGATGGACATGTAGTTCATCCCAAACCACATCATGGTCATCACGGCCATCACGGTCACCACGGACATCATGACCACG ATAAGCCAGTTGATGTTCCAGTCGATGCTCCAGTCGATGCCCCAGTTGATGCACCAGTcgatgctccag ttgatgctccaTGCGATAcaccag ttgatgctccagttgatgctccagtcGATGCACCAGTCGATGCACCAGTCGATGCTCCAGTAGATACACCAGTTGATGATCCAattgatgctccagttgatgctccagtaGATGCTCCAGTAGATGCTCCAGTAGATACACTAGTTGATGCTCCAGTCGATGCACCAGTCGATGCACCAGTCGATGCTCCAGTAGATACACCAGTTGACGCTCCAGTTGAcgctccagttgatgctccagttgatgctccagttgatgctccagttgatgcaccagttgatgctccagtaGATGCTCCAGTAGATGCACCAT TAGATGCACCAGtagatgctccagttgatgctccagttgacGCTCCCGtagatgctccagttgatgctccagttgataCTCCAGTAGATACTCCAGTTGATGcaccagttgatgctccagtagatactccagttgatgcaccagttgatgctccagttgatgctccagttgatgcaccagttgatgctccagttgatgctccagttgataCACCAGTTGATGCACCAGTTGACGCTCCAGTTGATGTACCAGTAGATGCTCCAGTAGATACTCCAGtagatgctccagttgatgctccagttgatgctccag TCGACGCTCCAGTTGATGCACCAGTTGATGCACCAGTTGATACACCAGtagatgctccagttgatgctccagttgatgctccagttgatacaccagtagatgctccagttgatgctccagttgatgctccagttgatacaccagtagatgctccagttgatgctccagttgatgctccagttg atgctccagttgatgctccagttgataCTCCAGTAGATACTCCAGTTGATGcaccagttgatgctccagtagatactccagttgatgctccagttgatgcacCAGTTGAcgctccagttgatgctccag TCGACGCTCCAGTTGATGCACCAGTTGATGCACCAGTTGATGCACCAGTTGATACACCAGtagatgctccagttgatgctccagttgatgctccagttgatacaccagtagatgctccagttgatgctccagttgatgctccagttgatacaccagtagatgctccagttgatgctccagttgatgctccagttg atgctccagttgatgctccagttgataCTCCAGTAGATACTCCAGTTGATGcaccagttgatgctccagtagatactccagttgatgctccagttgatgcacCAGTTGACGCTCCAG tagatacaccagttgatgctccagtcGATGCACCAGTCGATGCTCCAGTAGATACATCAGTTGACGCTCCAGTTGAcgctccagttgatgctccagttgatgctccagttgatgcaccagttgatgctccagtaGATGCTCCAGTAGATGCACCAT ttgatgctccagttgatgctccagttgatgcaccagttgatgctccagttgataCACCAGTTGATGCACCAGTTGACGCTCCAGTTGATGTACCAGTAGATGCTCCAGTAGATACTCCAGtagatgctccagttgatgctccagttgatgctccagttgatgctccagtcGATGCACCAATCCCTCCAATTGATCTACCAATAGATCTACCAATTGACCTTCCAATTG ATAATTCCGAATCAAATGAAAGTGGAGAACGACCACATAATTCCGGATCAAATGAAAGTGGAGAACGACCACACAAACCACATAATTCCAGATCAAATGAAAGTGAAGAACGACCACACAAACCACATAATTCCGGATCAAATGAAAGTGGAGACTCCAACGAAACACCATGTGATGGTCCAGTCGACGCTCCAGTTGATGCACCAGTTGATGCACCAGTTGATACACCAGtagatgctccagttgatgctccagttgatgctccagttgatacaccagtagatgctccagttgatgctccagttgatgctccagttgatacaccagtagatgctccagttgatgctccagttgatgctccagttgataCACCAGTAGATGCGCCAGTAGATGCACCAGTAGATGCTCCAGATACACCAGtagatgctccagttgatgctccagttgataCTCCAGTAGATACTCCAGTTGATGcaccagttgatgctccagtagatactccagttgatgctccagttgatgcacCAGTTGACGttccagttgatgctccagttgatgaTCCAattgatgctccagttgatgctccagtagatgctccagtagatgctccagtagatacaccagttgatgctccagtcGATGCACCAGTCGATGCTCCAGTAGATACACCAGTTGACGCTCCAGTTGAcgctccagttgatgctccagttgatgctccagttgatgcacCAGTTG ATGCACCAGtagatgctccagttgatgctccagttgacGCTCCCGtagatgctccagttgatgctccagttgatgctccagttgatgctccagttgataCTCCAGTAGATACTCCAGTTGATGcaccagttgatgctccagtagatactccagttgatgcaccagttgatgctccagttgatgcaccagttgatgctccagttgatgctccagttgataCACCAGTTGATGCACCAGTTGACGCTCCAGTTGATGTACCAGTAGATGCTCCAGTAGATACTCCAGtagatgctccagttgatgctccagttgatgctccagttgatgctccagtcGATGCATCAATCCCTCCAATTGATCTACCAATAGATCTACCAATTGACCTTCCAATTG ATAATTCCGAATCAAATGAAAGTGGAGAACGACCACATAATTCCGGATCAAAGGAAAGTGGAGAACGACCACACAAACCACATAATTCCGGATCAAATGAAAGTGAAGAACGACCGCACAAACCACATAATTCCGGATCAAATGAAAGTGGAGACTCCAACGAAACACCAT TAGATACTCCAGTTGATGCACCAGTTGATGCACCAGTTGATGCTTCAGTTGATGcaccagttgatgctccagttgatgctccagttgatgctcctGTTGATGCTCCAGTCGATGCTCCAGTAGATactccagttgatgctccagttgatgcacCAGTTGAcgctccagttgatgctccagttgatgctccagttgatgcaccag tcGATGCACCAGTCGATGCTCCAGTAGATGCACCAGTTGAcgctccagttgatgctccagttgatgcaccagttg ATactccagttgatgctccagttgatgcacCAGTTGAcgctccagttgatgctccagttgatgctccagttgatgctccagtaGATACTCCAGTTGATGCACCAGTTGATGCACCAG tagatgctccagtagatgctccagttgatACACCAGTTGACGCACCAGTcgatgctccagttg ATactccagttgatgctccagtcGATGCACCAATATCTCCAATTGATCTACCAATAGATCTACCAATTGATCTTCCAATTGATCTTAATAACTCTGAATCACGCGAAAGTGGAGAACGACCACACAGACCTCATCATTCCGGATCAAATGAACATGGAGAACGACCACACAAACCACATAATTCCGGATCAAATGAAAGTGGAGAACGACCACATAATTCCGGATCAAATGAAAGTGGAGAACGACCACATAATTCCGGATCAAATGAAAGTGGAGAACGACCACACAAACCACATAATTCCGGATCAAATGAAAGTGGAGACTCCAACGAAACACCATGTGATG tagatactccagttgatgcaccagtagatgctccagttgatgctccagttgatgctccagttgatgcaccagttgatgctccagttgatgctccagttgatgctccagttgacgttccagttgatgctccagttgatgctccagtgGATACTCCAGTTGATGcaccagttgatgctccag TTGATGcaccagttgatgctccagttgatgcaccagttgatgctccagttgatgcacCAGTTGATGcaccagttgatgctccagtagatgctccagttgatgctccagttg ATGCACCAGtagatgctccagttgatgctccagtaGATGCTCCAGTAGATGCACCAGTTGATAcaccagttgatgctccagttgatgctccagtagatacaccagttgatgctccagtcGATGCACCAGTCGATGCTCCAGTAGATACACCAGTTGACGCTCCAGTTGATGCACCAGTTGATGcaccagttgatgctccagtaGATGCTCCAGATGCACCAGtagatgctccagttgatgcacCAGTTGATGcaccagttgatgctccagtaGATGCTCCAGATGCACCAGtagatgctccagttgatgcacCAGTTGATGCACCAGTTGATGCACCAGTTGATGCACCAGTTGAcgctccagttgatgctccagtaGATGCTCCAGTTGACGCTCCAGTTGATGCACCAATTACTGAGGATGAATGCCGAGAATCGCAAGTGCCAACATTACCAGTCAAACAATTCGGTCATGGCAAAGAACTCATTTGCACCTGCTCTTGTAAAGCATTTGATGAACTAAGCAGTGCAGTTATTGCCACGCTTGCAGCCAGACCTATATTTGTATCTTCTGGAATTCCACATGTTGGTGATCCGAAATTAGATTGCAGTTGCAATTGCGTACCTGCGCAGGAATGCAACTGA